AACAACAAGCTGATCTGCTTTCCTCTTGCCTGACACCTTGAGGCCATATTTTCACCAATTccaaatgcttttcatttgctGGGATATTTAGTCAGGCACATGGAGGCATCTGGGGAACTGCAAGTGAAGTCAGCAGGTTGTAGGACATCACTGGATGGTGTCTGTAAgtcaaaggagaagaaacagcagACAACTTTTTatgacaaagcaaaaaaaaaaaaaaaaaaaaaaaaaaagcagaagtatgAAGCAGGAATAAAATTCACATCTTAGCACATCCAGAGGCAATTCCATGTGAAAAAGTGCCAGTGGGGATGATGCTCCCATGCCAACCTGCACCCATTGCCTTTcatcctcctgccccacagagcTGTGGGTGCCTGATAACCCCTACAAGGACCATTTCCTTCCCCACACAAtgttcctaaattcctcctttGGAGTCTGTCCATCCTTCCATGTCCTGTTCCCTGCTTTTTTGAACCTAAGCTCTGCCATGAGTTTCCTACTTAGCCAAGACTTCTGACATTCCTGCTGGTTTTCCTGAGTGTCAGGACAGAGCATCCTTCTGTCTGGAGTGGCTTCCAGTAACAAGGCAATCACACATCcctcagagggttttttttttggggggggcaaAGTAAAAGCTGTATCTGAGCCTGCACTGATGTGATGATTCAGCTAAAAAAATTTATACCACTAAGTACAAAATAGGCAATTGGAACTGTTTGTAATTCTACAGAAAAGTTTTGTCAGCATAACCCCACAACATTTCTGtattgtttttcctgtttaaaagtGCCCAAGAacattttctaaatgaaaatgaGGAGTTCTAGCTTGCTGTCTGTGTTCATCCaaaccattttttatttaaaatgaaggatGTGATGTGATGCACTGCTGGGATGATTCAGCTAGAAAATTTATACCACTAAGTATGAAATAGACAACTGAAACTGTAATTCTACAGAAAAGTTTTGTCAGTACAAGCCCACAacatttttgtattgtttttcctgtttaaaagtGCCTAAGAACATTTTCAAAGTGGAAACCAGGAGTTTTAGCTTGCTGTCTGTGTTCATTCAAACCATTTGTTACTTAAAATGAAGGATACAAAATTTTACTGTCTATTAGAGCAGTAAGAGAGTAAATAATAGTAAGATTAAGTAAGATTAAGGGGAAACTGAAACCTGCACATTTCAAAAGCTAAATTTATATTGTGCATGCTCACAGGGAAAATGCATAGCAAACTCTGCTTCACACCCAACTACCTCAAGCACTgttctcacatttttttttttttttttttgcttaacagcacagaagaaacacataaaaatgGATGTAATCAGAAATGGGTGCATTTCCCAGGTGGTGCACAATGAACACATTTCCTGTGCTACCAAACATCAGACACAGGAAGCATCACCACCAGCACCCAAAACTCACCATactgcaaatttaatttttttttttcaatacaggTGTCAGTCAGTATGGCTGAGAACCAGAAGtccccagaaaataaaataattaatttatttgaggTGGAAAACCCCAGAAGTAAAAGGATATGATTTCTGATAAAATGTAGATGCTCATTACACTTTAATTAAGAAATGGTTATAAGGGAAAGGAGAGTTACTTGGTGTGTGTTTCAGAGTGAAACATGCTTCAGCATTATGAGGAAATACACGTGTATAATTCCTTGCACTGACCATATCCTATAAACACAACTGCTAAAGTTAACACCTTTTATCATGAAATATTGTTACTTGTGATTTCAAGAGCTCCTGCCAAGTCTCCCTTTCACTGCCATggtaaaaagcaaaactttgcAAAGTCCTCAGCAGAAGCCAGGGGaacccctaaaaaaaaaccctaaaagtATTCTGGACATATTTCATAAACAGACAAAGCAATTTTGGACACAACTGGCAGTTTTCAGGGCCATTTCTGTGAAGCCATTATATACTGAGGAAGTGAAAGAGCTAAGGATGCTCTAAGCTAAGGAACATCTAAAGTTCAAACCAAAGAACTAttttgcaaaaaaccccaattctCCATTAATTTGGTTCAACACCAAGAATGAGAGCACTACAACAAGCAGCAAAAATTTCAGTGGTTTCAGGATTTCATTCCCAAAACCATTTGCTTGTAGCAGAAATTAGTTCTAAAACAGAAAACTCACAGAGTTTCATTTGGTGGTGAACCAGCTACGTGACATTAGAGAAAATTCTAATCATGGAATTATCCTGGTTGAAAaagattgagtccaaccattagtGTTCCAAAACATCATCTCTATCCCTCAaaacctccccctcccctctttttttttttttctttcttctttttttttatcttctttttttttttttctttcttcttttttttttttaatcttttttttttctttttttcttcttttttttttttctttttccttttttcttttttttttttttctaagatgaACACTGTTTCTTCTCACACAGAGACTAGTTTCTATTTCCTTTAAATGCCTCTTTTGCTTGAGAGATGAATTATCAGTAGTTTACCTCTTCTGGTCATGTAAAAGACAGAAGCATTTCAAGGAAATCATTTGTTTCTATAGCAGAATCAAAGCTCAGCTACATAAGTGCCAAGTGAATATTCTGCAAAACTGGATACATGTGCAAGTTCTGTTCCCATAATCATATCAAGCCCTGTAGAAATCATTCATGATTGATATATAAGTGATCAAAGTTGTGTGCATTATTCAATCAAACAAAATCCTTGAAacttaccagaaaaaaaaaaaaaaaacaaagcaagaagaaaCTGGGATGCCCAGGGAGTAGATTAAGTGCTTAAACCTCTGAATCATCAAcctggaaagagagagaataaaaattaattcctcatTTGGCTTTGTGCCCATGGTTTCTTCTTTCAGAGCAACTCAAGTATgtacaaaaaaatgcaaatttcccTCCAACATGATGTAAAGTCCACAGTGTCCTTAGAAACAACAGCTCAACTTAAATCAAACTGAATAAGACACATATGCTGGATAACTTTAAATTATGGAGGCATACCTGAAATATGGCTTCCAAATAAtctgatttggaaaaaaattaggtaAAATTAAAGAGATATTTTGCCACTACAAAACCCTTTCCCATTAAAATAACACTTAAGCATTTCCACAGGACAAAGAAGGTTCCTCTTAAGCATTCTAGCTTCAAAAGCATTGGGTGACTTGTAAATCACTTGCTGCATGTGGAGCCTTAATGCTCCCATATATTACTTATATggtatataaatatacataacCATCTATTACTTATTTCTGATGTTTCACTGACACTAGGAAATCAATTGTAAGGCACAAAATTTCAGACCAGAGCTGTGTAACAGCTGAATTTTATCAAGTTAATACTGCAGCCTGTTTGGTTTGAAGCAGCACTTTTGATTTAAAAGTACCAATCAGCAAGGGACCAGAATTCAAATTTCTAGAGGggattacatatatatatatatatatatatatatatttttttttttttttttgagacacaAAAACAGACACCCAGacacccaaaccaaaccccacgGAACTCAGTCTCATCCGGTTTAACCTCAACCACGAGACACGGGGTGGTTGTTTTCTGTCTCAAAAGCCCCACGTCACTGTGCCCTGAAAAAGGGGAACTTTTACAGGTTGTGGTGAGGACACATGAGAAAGAGTTTTCTGCACACCCAGCTGCCTGGGACAATAAAAAGTGGTGGCAGGCCAGGAGCTGACATTTGGTGCCTGGGGCGTCAGCGCTGCAAAAAAGTTGCTTtacattaaatgaaataaaatgccagGATTTTTGTGCCCCCACAACAGCATGGCTGagctaaaaggaaaagaagactGCAAGCAAGCAGAAGGCAAAATCCATAAAAAGAACCAAAAGGCTTTGTAAGTAAATCAATCTTAGTATAAATCCATCTTAGTATAAATCCTGATTGTATTTGAAGTGTGAACAACACTGAAATCTTGGAGATGAAGCATTAGCATCATTTTTAAGGCCACATGAAAGCAAAATCTGCTCAAAGGACTATAGCATCATTAAAAATGGTTTGAGCTGATGTGTactaatgaattaatttaagTAATCAGGAGTAAATTTTGGATACACTGTGAGCCTCttagtcttttaaaaaatttacttgGATGTGTAACTTCCCAGGTTACAGGCTGGAGCTGTCAGCCTCTGTTTAAAAGTTTTAAGAAATTTAAGTAGAATTGAGGTGCAGCTGCAGTTTTAATGGGTTACAAAACCATCTGTTCTCTGATTTCAGTGGTGCAGATCTCAAGAATTATTTGAAGCTCATGGTACCACACATCAAATCTGGAATCAAGACTTCTAATGACACGTAAGTACTGAGACACAGTTAGAATAAGATGTAAATATAGCTTGTagttaactttaaaaaaaaaattatgaacaaTCACTAAAACAACAAATAATATAATAATGCCTAGAATTTCCAAAATACAAGAGGTGAGTAGTAGGAAGAAAATACTATTTAAGGAGTTAAGAGGTTTTTCTTAGTGATATCTTTGTTtttgcagagggagggagaagacaCCTCAGTTAAATctattttcttcattctctAAAGATTTACAATAAATTATGTTTCCCACTTGCATGAAAAGCAGAGGTATTATAATTCTTAGTTGCTGaatatgaaaacagaattacaGATACAAAATTACATGGTCATAGTTACAGTAAAAACTCATCTGCCTGAGAACAGAATTGACAATAATATCAAAGTACCCTGTTTTTCCATCTCTGATTATTTCTCTCAATACAAGCTTGCTTCCAGTGCCTCAGACTATGAGAAAGCCATAAATTTAATAAGTATCTAGTACATACTCCTAGATTATAACACCAGATTATAAAATTTGTCTCCTTTAAactttcaaataaaactttGGTTTCTTGTCTGATTTTTCTTGCCATCTTAGGCTTTCTGCAGAGGATGTGATACAGTGGTCCCAGTCTTTGGAAAAGCTCCTGGCCAGCCAGAGTAAGTTTATTCCTTCAATATCACACTGTTCTTATGCTGAGGATATTCTGCAAACACTACCAGAAAAAGGCCAATTGAATTTCAGTTATTTGCAGCAGTAGTACAGGTGCTGTACTCAGCCTTCCTTCCAAGTTCATGTTTTCCCTTCTACTTCCTACTCCCAATAGCAAAATTCATTCTCTTGGATCATTTTCTGTCCTTGCTTAACACATCAGTTTAAGCTGGGATTTTCTCTGCAGTTATACCCTAATACAATCCATTTTGGGGAGAATTAGAATCTGTTGATGTATTTTGGTACCCAGAGTCCAGGTTTGGAAGACTCTCATCACCCTTAATATTAGAATATATGTAATACGttgaagaagggaaaaatagtGTTTGAAAAGATTTTCTAACAGATTTCAGTAGTTCAACTGCTACTTATTTGATCCTccctcactgaaaaaaaatcattctatAAATGATGATGTGTTTGTGTTGGCTTTAGGTGGCCAAGGTGTCTTTCGGGAGTTTTTGAAGTCCGAGTTCAGTGAGGAAAACATAGAGTTCTGGCTGGCTTGTGAGGATTACAAGAAAACCAAGTCTGACCACTTGCATGGCAAAGCAGAAAGGATTTATGAGGAGTTTGTGCAGTCAGATGCTATTAAACAGGTAtgtacaaaattaatttcattttacagtaGAAGGATTCTGGGAAGTCAGAAGTGTAGCATCACTGAGATGCTCAGACATTCAACCAGCTACACAGGAACAAGACAGCCAGATGTTTGTATGAACATAATTCCATCATTCCTGTCTCCAGCTGGAAGATATCCAAATTAGAACCTCACCACACAGCCCAGTACCTGGGACCATCATTTGTAGCAGCTCAGCAGTGATCAGCACATGATGCTGCTTCATGAGCCAGCCCCCTCTGGATGCCTGCTGGGGTTTAgaaggggcttttttttttttttttcagctgtgaatTATTTCTTGCCCTTTAAAATATGTACATGTTCTGGAGAATTAGAAGTTGTATGTGATCAGATTGCAAGCTGGAGGCTCATTACACACAaaatttctctgttgttttaaTTGGAGGTTTAGTTGGACATGTTCTTCTACTCACTCCCTTACTGAGTTGCATTACTTCTGGCTCCATAAGaagctgcatttctgcagcaaatAACAATATTTGTGTGCAACTGGGATGCAGAAGTTAAAATTCCCTCCTTTTGAAGTTCTGATTTTGAACAATCAACACTGAGTTCTAAAGTTGCAAGTTTCTTTGTTAACAAAACAAGTTGATAGTTATAAAAAAGAGCACATTTTTAAGATGTCAATTGGGTTTGTTTTCACTTCCCAGATCAATATTGACCACCAGATGAGGGAAGCAACAGCCAAAAGAGCTCAAGACCCAACCCACACAAGCTTTGATGAAGCCCAGAAAACAGTGTACATCCTGATGGAGAGGGATTCATATCCTAGATTTCTGAAATCCAAAACCTACCTGAACCTTCTGAAGCACCTGCAAACCAGCACTTCGAAATGAAGActttgaggaggaaaagcaaagtaGATTCTGCAGCAAATATTCTGTGGAGACATCCTTCAGGGTGGCTGGATGTTAAGAAGGAGAAATCCCAGATTGGGAAGGGTCCAAGGGGGATGCAAACAGCTCCACAGCTGAAAGAACACAGGATAAAAGCTGGCAAGGCTGTTACAAGGGTAAGGGCAGCACGGGGAGAAAATCCTCTCCTCCTGTACACCCTGGACAGGACATGGATTTTCTTTATTGTTTGAACTACTCTGTGAACACTGAACAAAATCTTAGCACCTGAGGAACTGCTGATGATTAGGAACAAGCAAGCTGAGTACTGGGAGAAGTTTAGTTCAAAGGAAAACTAAGGCTGAGTGACAATTTTGGGCATAACAAGAAAATGCCCAGACAAGACTgatcactgctttttttttttttttttaatctgcaaagTGGTAATATGCATTAGTGCAGCTCCATGGTATTATTGTATTATgtaaatatattataaattgATACGTCTTAAAAtggatatattttaaattatagaaGAATTATATATGCTGTACTTTTTCTAAATTTGTACTCAACGTGAGGGTATGTAGCATCTTTCCTGTTTAATTTATTGCAAAATAATAAGCAGCTCTTCAAATCTACttataaataatgttttatgGTCATTTTACATCTTATTCACATGAACCTTTTCATGGTGTTTACTGAAGTATTGAAACACATGGTTCTCTTTTGTCCCACTGTGCCACTCCAGGTAATCTCCTTACCTAAGCACTGATTTTCCCCAGACCAccttgtctttttatttttattccttttacaCAAACATGATCTTGATTAACTGGAGCAGAAAGTGTTAACCTATGCACACCCACCTTCACAATCCCAAAAGTAAAACAAGAAGCAGCTTTAATTTTACTTCCTATTTTGCATACACCTCCAGCTACCAGCACCTGAGTcatatttcaaatataaaacCCATTTAATCACTGACCCCCCTGATTTAATGTGATGTTCTGATTCAATCTGCTTCCACACTGATGTTTTCAGCCCACCATATCACCCACTCTTGCCTACCTAGAGAGGCTGCTGGGGCTCACTAAAAGTCACACCCTGTGTAATATTAGTTTTGCTCAACCTAAGCTTGCCAAAATCCAGGCTGTAATTTACAATACCAATACCAGCAGCAAAGGTCATTTGCTTTCACTGCAAATATTGAatttacaataaaaaataataaataataataaataatataataataaataaataaataataataaataaataataataataaataataataaaacacacAATGGTATGAGTAGGCTGTGCCACAGTGGGTAATGATGAGCAACAAAGAAGAGGAGTTGTATTTATGCtagaaaatataattacaaaCATTATTTATTACTAAATCTGAAGTGACCTTGTGACAGAGTTGGtaacaaaattaaatcaagGCATGCTCTGGACTTGAGAAGTTACCATCATGAGACACAGCTGTCATGTGGGCTGCAAATACAAGATTTTGCCACCCTTGtagattttccattttctaaaataacagGAGCTTAGTCAGGCAGACTCCATTATTCCATGCCAAATGGAGAAGCTGTGAACCACAGACCTCACCTCCTGGGGAGAGCAGACAAGGTTTACACTGCCACCCTTTGGGcaccttttctccttccttggaGGTCCCCAGCTTTAGCATTAGAAGCAAAAACAACTCCAGGAGCCTGTGGACTGCAAAACCATCTCTTGAAACCATCCATCAGCCTCCAGCTGACTCTCTCTTACTGGAATAAATTTTCAAGCATCAGTAGAAATGAAGTCTATTTCTTGTGAAGCAGGAGAACCAACTCCACCTCTGACACGAGGGGCATCCTCCTATCTGACACAGATAATGCCATCCAAAtgcagctgctggcacagcttcaACCTCACAGGAGACAAGAAAGAGATGAAATAGCAGCTACTCTGTAAACAGCCACCACCTTCAGGTAACACTATAAATCTTTTGACTAGAAATCCCTTAAATTCACGTGGGCTCAGTCTTCATTTACTGCAGTTCCACAACTCTGCCCTGGCAACACCTGCATGAAGTTCCTGACAAATTGTACTTCACAGCATGGCtaggtaggattttttttttccttgaatggcttgctgctgccacagaatattttatcaGAAGCTTTCTAATCCACTGCTGGGgagactttttttccacaagcaTCTCTCCCTAGTTTATGATTTGGTTCAGTGTTTCCAGATCAGGCTCTGTCAATCCAAcactaattaaaatatttacaatgtATGTCAAACAACTTCCATGATATTTTTAACACACATTTAGCTTTCtctttatggaaaaaataaataggagaATTTCCTGTTCCACCCACAGTCTCTAAAAAAACAGTTGAATCATCAGCCACCATCTATAGGAAAATAGGATGCAGTACCCAGACAAGCTTTAAGATTTGACAGTAGTGATTCATACTTTAAGTGTTTTACCCTCTCCCTgcaggaaacattttcattgtGTTTCAGTACAAAAATCATTGTACACTTTTGAAGAGAATTaacttctccctgctgcagaaaagttttctttacAGGAGGATTCAAGAATCCAGCAGACCCTGCATGTGATTGTGGAAGACTAACTTTAACTTCTTCAACTTGGAAAACCTTCTCTAAATGTATTCCTTGGGATACATCTTTTCACTCTTATCCCAAAGAGAACTAAAAATATGGTTTAATATAGCATTCTTCTCTCCCATATATTTAAAAGGCCATCCATGAAAGACTGTAAATACAAGTCCTACCTTTATGCACAGTGAAGCAGGAAGGAAATGCAAACTGAAATGTTGACTAAGTCTCTGAAGTCTCTGAACTGTACCCTGCCCACACTCTGAAGCAGTGGGATTTCCAGATGTCATCTTCTTTATTCATCATGGAATAagtttcaaaaacaaaaccagattacAATAGGCAGAAAAATCAGATGTTGTCATCTTCCATTCAGAGACATGGGTTGATTGTATCAGGAAGCTTAGTGCCTGTAAGTTAAGCTTTTTGTCATTAAGTCTTCAGTTATtaaacacagacagaaataatttaaaaaaaaaaaaaaagtcttgtttaATACTAATTGTATGATTTACATTTGTCTTAAAATGCTCTGAACAAAGTCAGAGGGGAGTTTAGGTTAccctctggttttgtttggataAATACAGACTCAAAGGAGTTGTGCTTATTTTGGAAATAAGCTCATTCCCCTTCATGTCTAAAAACAGCCCCAGAAAGTACTCTCTTGAAAGACTCCAAAGATTATCAGGATCTAAATTGTACTGAGCACTCCCCTTCCATTTCTCAAACAGCCTAAGGACCACACAGCCTTAAAGCATTTATCTGAACTAGCTCAGTGACCAACTTTCAGGTGGTCCCTTTCActaataaaattcaaaatagcttgaataaaaatgaaaaagcacaaaTGTAAACTTTTCTCTAGACATGTGTGTgcagaaaaacagagcaaaacaagAATGCTTCTCTCCAAAATCTGTGACACAGCCAAAGTACTTAAGTTTCAACACAACTGCTtacaaaattgaaaaaaaaaaccaaccaaacaaaccacaaacaaaaccccttgTGACTCAAGTGATGTCAAGTTACAATGGTCAGAGGGCTTCTGCTATTAGAGGagaacctttaaaaataaaataaataaatttaaaaaaattttttttcacataacaGTAGTAAATTAGTAACCCACTAATTTCATACCACTTATGGAAAAAGTCTGTACTATATTTGCTGTAGCAAATGGTTTCTCAATCAAGGTCAAGAAGCCTTAGAGAGCACCACTTTCCATGGAATAAATTTTACTTAAGTATAATGGTAACTTTGCAACCACACCACACCTGCACAACCTGACAcagttttttttccaattcaaTGCAGATTATATCAGTTTGGTAGTAATGTAACACACTGAAGTAAAACACCCAATTCTATCTAATGACAGATGATGTCAAAGCACTCCTAAAACTGCAGATGACAGTGTCCAGATGGGATGCATGCTGCTTCCCAAATTGCTGAGCACATCACCCTCTGTGTGCTGTACAAATGGGAAAGAGTCCAGTGATAAAACTCACAGTGATCTCCAAGGCAATGGTAAcctttattttgattattttcaaTGTACTGACATTGTCCTTTTATGCAAACTTAACTGTAAAACACTTGAGATACTGCATAGAAAATACACATAGGAAAATCATATATACACTTTCATAAAAATAGAATACATCTTGGCAAAATTACTTGTGTACAGTGTATTGACATTACTGAACTTACATCATCTCTGGagaaaaaactgtgaaaaaagcaccccaaaacattttaagtgACTTGAGCATACTGAAATGGATATGGTTTGGAGCTAAACAAATGGCTATACCAGAATgtcagagttaaaaaaaaaaaaagttataaaatacCTGCTTCATAAAGTAGAAGTAGccatgttgtttttttcttccaaaaaaataGTGACATCTCTAAACTTGCATGGCAATCAAATGTACCAGTTCCAAATTCTACTGCAGATTCTTCAGCTGACAACAGACTTATAATAGCATTTGTTTCAGCATTTGTAGCCATTAGGTACAGTGGTATTCAGTTTTTCAGCACACAATGTAGTATATTACAGCCCTATTTCTACCAGGTatttgataagaaaaaaaaaaaaaaatctaagataCAAAACTGTAAAACACTTAGCAACCTTTAAAATATGTAGACAGCTTGAaattatgtttgtttttatttcaggttaGGATTTTCTTAGTTACTTACAGCAGAGGCTGCTCCTTGCTTACTGCTTGAACCACAGACTTCAGCTCatactttgatttttctgctaGTTTTGAGAACAAACTGTAGAAAATAATAACTACTCCAGTGTAATAAATAAAGCAAGTGGTAAGGGGGTCTTCAGACCCATGGATTTTACTCTTGAATGGAATAAAGCAACCAGATGGGCAGCcttggggaaggaggaaaagagagaaaagagcacAGCACCATTTTCAAGTGGCGTGGTTCCCAGGGGGGTGGCAGGCAGCTGTCAGTCTGGAAGTGGTGATACCCACCAGCACTTGGGGATGTGGATAAAATACTGCAATAACTGTCAAGTCATCTGGGTGCTCAGTAGGGATAGGCTGACACAGCTATATAGACAATGAATGTTGTCTGATACTCAATGTTCCCATCCGTGCTGTAGGAGAAGGCTCTGACTCCCATGCGGTACGTCTTGGGCTCATGTAGGGCTCGAGTGGTGAACACAACTCCTTTCAGGTTTTCATCTCTCAGGGCAAAAGGGACTTCTGGGTCCTCCTCTGCCATCAGGAAGGTTGTCCTTGGGTGCATGACTTGATCATGAGTGTATGCAACCAGGCGGATTAAATCCTGCCCGGCAGCTATGCcgaaagggagggagaggagtttGTATTCCAGGGCATAGGTACTTAGGTCACACTCCAGGTCATTGGCTGGGCAGTTTTTCAGACAGAACCTAGGAAGAAGCAGAGCACTTCAGCCCAGAGAGAAGGCACAGCATCATAAACAGGtcttaaagaaattcttctcttGGTTACCCTGCTGCGTAATTTCAATTTCTCTATCAAGGCAATTTGCTCGTGCACTCTCTGTCCATTGCTCCTTcaaagctgcagcccagctAAATGTCCCACTTGCCCTCAAGAGGATCATCTCAGAGTGTGCCAAGAGGTAATGGAAAGATACTGGATGCAAAGTTTTTCACTGAAGGCAATGGTGCATGTTTTAGTGACCTTGCTCTTCAGCATTAGATCTGGAAAGGCTCTGAAAGCAGCTCTGTTTGAGGTGTCTGTGTGTTAAATCATAAAGACTTTGgaatgaaggaaggaagaagatatattttattaatcaaAATTGAAAATAGGAGACATATGTTAGCTCCACTTGTCAGTGCTAACAGAGGTCAAAGAACATTACCCATTTCAACTTAAATGTCATTCCAGTTCAGTGGGATGacaaaagatgttttctgaCTATGGAACAAGCCATTTCCTTgagtatataaaaaatatttttaaagaagtcaATGTTTTTCCAGAACAGGGAAGCAGAATAACTTAAGAATAGCAAAACTTAAGTGTATTATTTTCAGGGCTCAAAGagtattttaaatgctttgaaaCTGATGGCAAGTCAGGCCTTTAGAGCAGAAATCACAGATGCAAAAGCAGCCCCATAAGGTGAAACAAAGGTGACACTGGATCAGCAGAAGGAAGGGTAGCATGCTGCCTGTTGGGTCTCACACAGTAAAGGAACATTCTGCTTCCTGGTGAACTAACAGCTGCACAGATGCCTCTGCTGGTGTGAATTTTACTGGTTGATAACTAAGTTATCAAAATTTCTCCTAATGCACACAGATAAAGGACCTGAGCCTGCAGTGGgtgaaaaggctgaaaaatgaCAACGTACCCAGACAGAGCCTCTCGCTGGTAGTTGGGTGGACAAGGTGTGTCAATGCACTGGTAGCTTCCCCTCATGTTGAAACACATCTGATTTGGTCCACAATTAATGTTCTGTTCAAGGCATTCATCAATATCTGAATGTAAATAACATGCAAATGATCAGCTGCTGGT
The genomic region above belongs to Heliangelus exortis chromosome 8, bHelExo1.hap1, whole genome shotgun sequence and contains:
- the LOC139799360 gene encoding regulator of G-protein signaling 1-like, which codes for MPGFLCPHNSMAELKGKEDCKQAEGKIHKKNQKAFGADLKNYLKLMVPHIKSGIKTSNDTLSAEDVIQWSQSLEKLLASQSGQGVFREFLKSEFSEENIEFWLACEDYKKTKSDHLHGKAERIYEEFVQSDAIKQINIDHQMREATAKRAQDPTHTSFDEAQKTVYILMERDSYPRFLKSKTYLNLLKHLQTSTSK